A genomic segment from Ramlibacter agri encodes:
- a CDS encoding LysR substrate-binding domain-containing protein: protein MGSIDRQQSTPQLMNRLRMRQVALLLAIDELGTLSSAAERLGLTQPAATKMLGELEQALGQKLFDRVGRGLQRNAAGERVTGFFRSIRGSMEALAQELEVLHQGGGGRLAVGSIMAASPGRLTRALLQLKAEFPLLALEVAVDTSDRLLAQLREGVLEMVIGRKAAVPGVACSFQPIEDEELAVIAGNEHPLARRRSLEFGALLDYPWILQPQGSPMRDLIEHEFRHHDAELPRGLVETGSILTTINLVRSSPMLGVIPQAVAAQHAQHGMLSVLRYKFRNSLDAYGSLVPRDRPLSAPAARFLELLHAKS, encoded by the coding sequence GTGGGCTCCATCGACCGCCAGCAAAGCACGCCCCAGCTGATGAACCGCCTGCGCATGCGCCAGGTGGCGCTGTTGCTGGCGATCGACGAACTGGGCACCTTGAGCAGCGCCGCGGAGCGCCTGGGCCTCACGCAGCCGGCCGCGACCAAGATGCTGGGCGAGCTGGAACAGGCACTGGGCCAGAAGCTGTTCGACCGCGTCGGCCGCGGCCTGCAGCGCAATGCCGCCGGCGAGCGCGTCACCGGCTTCTTCCGCAGCATCCGCGGCAGCATGGAGGCGCTGGCGCAGGAGCTGGAGGTGCTGCACCAGGGCGGCGGCGGCCGGCTGGCGGTAGGCAGCATCATGGCCGCCTCGCCGGGCCGCCTGACCCGCGCGCTGCTGCAGCTGAAGGCGGAATTCCCGCTACTGGCGCTGGAGGTCGCGGTGGACACCAGCGACCGCCTGCTCGCGCAGTTGCGCGAAGGCGTGCTGGAAATGGTGATCGGGCGCAAGGCGGCCGTGCCCGGCGTGGCTTGCAGCTTCCAGCCTATCGAGGACGAGGAGCTGGCCGTCATCGCCGGCAACGAGCATCCGCTGGCCAGGCGCCGCAGCCTGGAGTTCGGCGCCCTGCTCGATTACCCGTGGATCCTGCAGCCGCAAGGCAGCCCGATGCGCGACCTCATCGAGCACGAGTTCCGGCACCACGACGCAGAGCTGCCGCGCGGGCTGGTGGAGACCGGCTCCATCCTGACCACCATCAACCTGGTGCGCAGCTCGCCCATGCTGGGCGTCATTCCGCAGGCCGTGGCGGCCCAGCACGCGCAGCACGGCATGCTGAGCGTGCTGCGCTACAAGTTCCGGAACAGCCTGGACGCCTACGGCAGCCTGGTGCCGCGCGACCGGCCGCTCAGCGCGCCGGCGGCAAGATTCCTCGAATTGCTCCACGCGAAGTCCTAA
- a CDS encoding Bug family tripartite tricarboxylate transporter substrate binding protein — protein sequence MKRRLMLAAAAVLFAAAAHAQGSDWPNRSIRMLVGSAPGGGTDAFARAVADKLGPAFKVPVIVDNRPGASNTLAADLTAKSSDGYTMVMGVSTAHAIAPHLLKLSYDNDKDLVPVAFVGSVPNVLVVSNALGVNSVAELVAMARKEPGKLNFASSGSGSTQHIAAELFKEATGTEITHIPYKGSGPALLDLVSGHVQMSFDTLASVLPQIQAGKVKALAVASAQRNPKLPNVPTLAEAGVKGVEMGAWYGIYMPANTPKAVQARVHDEVNKAIAQADTKARLEAIGAEVTPMSQAQFAAFHNAENKRYAELVQRRGIKLE from the coding sequence ATGAAAAGACGCCTGATGCTGGCCGCTGCCGCCGTCCTCTTCGCCGCCGCCGCCCACGCCCAGGGCAGCGACTGGCCCAACCGCTCGATCCGCATGCTGGTGGGCAGCGCGCCTGGCGGCGGCACCGACGCCTTCGCCCGCGCCGTGGCCGACAAGCTGGGCCCGGCCTTCAAGGTGCCGGTGATCGTGGACAACCGCCCCGGCGCCTCCAACACGCTGGCGGCCGACCTGACGGCCAAGTCCAGCGACGGCTACACGATGGTGATGGGCGTGTCGACCGCGCATGCGATCGCGCCGCATCTGCTCAAGCTTTCGTATGACAACGACAAGGACCTGGTGCCGGTGGCTTTCGTCGGCTCCGTGCCCAACGTGCTGGTGGTGAGCAACGCGCTGGGCGTGAACAGCGTCGCCGAACTGGTGGCCATGGCCAGGAAAGAGCCGGGCAAGCTGAACTTCGCCTCCAGCGGCTCCGGCAGCACGCAGCACATCGCCGCCGAACTGTTCAAGGAAGCGACCGGCACCGAGATCACGCACATTCCGTACAAGGGCAGCGGCCCGGCGCTGCTGGACCTGGTCTCGGGCCACGTGCAAATGAGCTTCGACACGCTGGCCTCCGTGCTGCCGCAGATCCAGGCCGGCAAGGTCAAGGCGCTGGCGGTGGCGAGCGCGCAGCGCAACCCCAAGCTGCCCAACGTGCCGACCCTGGCCGAAGCCGGCGTGAAGGGCGTGGAGATGGGCGCCTGGTACGGCATCTACATGCCGGCCAACACGCCCAAGGCAGTGCAGGCCCGCGTGCATGACGAAGTGAACAAGGCCATCGCGCAGGCGGACACGAAGGCGCGGCTGGAGGCGATCGGCGCCGAAGTGACGCCCATGTCGCAGGCCCAGTTCGCCGCCTTCCACAACGCCGAG